One Tubulanus polymorphus chromosome 5, tnTubPoly1.2, whole genome shotgun sequence DNA segment encodes these proteins:
- the LOC141905406 gene encoding FMRFamide receptor-like yields the protein MVADASTNDSWVEEYWPAVLQNHYSKVDYLPTWTVWLKLIFVPIIVITGIICNSLSFAVMVSQSLRKQTFSRYLAAIAISDTGVLLIRTLAWANFVSERFYGYLLVTIEGKASCVASHLLCFTIETMSAWLTATVTIERVIVVCFPFLSRQICSTKLFYVITPCLVMGIVLLHGYFPLTLTYLPARRLCVHQRSLAHVAELCYGLINEYIPACIIITCNATILYKLNRKTNIPELDHSKSANGNKITQRKRQITLMLCLLTMAFLIFTLPPWIMSAILDYGVQIDPNIQLPLHEFFEIMYHFNYACNFFFYVISGEQVRPVVKRLCCGGQPESRPGCDSSSLGDARWQKNTASNRINTTNLTRY from the coding sequence ATGGTGGCTGACGCATCGACAAATGATAGCTGGGTCGAGGAATACTGGCCGGCTGTTCTACAGAACCATTATTCCAAAGTCGATTATCTACCGACGTGGACGGTTTGGTTGAAGCTTATATTCGTACCGATAATCGTAATTACAGGGATTATCTGTAATTCGCTATCGTTTGCTGTTATGGTATCGCAATCACTCAGGAAACAGACTTTCAGCCGGTATCTGGCGGCGATCGCCATATCCGACACGGGCGTTTTACTAATCCGTACACTAGCCTGGGCAAATTTCGTTTCGGAACGTTTTTACGGGTATCTTTTGGTGACGATCGAAGGTAAGGCATCTTGTGTTGCGTCACATTTACTGTGCTTTACTATAGAGACTATGTCGGCGTGGCTGACAGCAACAGTGACTATAGAAAGAGTCATTGTCGTGTGTTTTCCGTTTCTAAGTCGGCAAATATGTTCGACGAAACTGTTTTACGTGATAACGCCTTGCCTAGTCATGGGCATCGTCCTATTGCATGGGTATTTCCCGTTGACGTTGACTTATTTGCCCGCCAGGCGACTCTGCGTGCACCAGAGATCCCTGGCGCACGTGGCCGAACTATGTTACGGACTGATTAACGAGTACATTCCAGCTTGCATCATAATCACGTGCAACGCTACGATTCTGTATAAACTAAACCGGAAAACTAACATCCCAGAGTTAGACCACTCAAAATCGGCAAATGGCAATAAAATCACTCAGCGCAAACGACAGATAACGCTGATGTTATGCTTATTGACGATGGCGTTTTTAATATTTACACTTCCTCCGTGGATAATGAGCGCCATATTGGATTATGGAGTCCAAATCGACCCGAACATTCAACTTCCGTTACACGAGTTTTTTGAGATCATGTATCACTTCAATTACGCgtgtaatttctttttctacgtTATTTCCGGTGAACAAGTGCGTCCAGTAGTGAAACGGCTCTGCTGCGGAGGTCAGCCAGAGTCGAGACCGGGCTGTGATAGTTCTTCTCTGGGAGACGCGAGATGGCAGAAGAACACGGCCAGCAACAGAATAAATACGACTAACCTTACTAGATACTGA
- the LOC141905162 gene encoding transmembrane protein 33-like has translation MADSETQENTAEGNNGSARPQPQTSSGPGIIGYISQNKIDAALWMTRIFTVICSIGFLFPFFSSNPVGLYQKALISNAATSALRMHQRLPQFQLSRDFLARMLAEDSCHYLFFSLIFLNSFPVTLVLIPLFLFAVLHSASFTIKLLNQIGPNSLPPVRNLMAKLQLNQQAVLRFIAITEILLMPGIVFMLIGGKTSILMPFVYYRFLTLRYSSRRNPYSRQIFGELRIKAEQVVMNPNCPGIVRNLLRKSIDVISKLAPQIEPQQQ, from the exons ATGGCCGACTCTGAAACTCAAGAGAATACTGCCGAAGGAAACAATGGTTCGGCGAGACCGCAGCCGCAAACATCATCAGGACCTGGAATAATC ggTTATATCTCTCAGAATAAGATCGATGCCGCTCTGTGGATGACGAGAATATTCACGGTTATTTGTTCCATCGgatttttatttccatttttctc ATCGAACCCGGTAGGTCTGTACCAGAAAGCGTTGATCAGTAATGCGGCGACGAGCGCACTACGAATGCATCAACGTTTACCACAGTTCCAACTGAGTCGTGATTTTTTAGCTCGAATGCTCGCCGAGGACAGCTGTCATTATTTATTCTTTTCGTTGATATTTCTCAACAGTTTTCCCGTCACTC TTGTATTAATTCCTCTATTCCTGTTCGCTGTTCTTCATTCTGCTTCATTCAccataaaacttttgaac CAAATTGGACCCAACTCGCTGCCACCGGTTAGAAACCTAATGGCGAAATTACAGTTGAATCAACAAGCCGTTTTACGATTTATCGCTATAACTGAAATTCTTCTGATGCCCGGCATTGTTTTCATGTTAATCGG GGGTAAAACTAGTATACTTATGCCATTCGTCTACTATAGATTCCTTACACTGAGATACTCATCAAGACGTAATCCATATAGCAG acaaATATTCGGCGAACTGCGCATAAAAGCGGAACAAGTAGTAATGAATCCGAATTGCCCGGGAATAGTCAGAAATCTTTTACGTAAATCGATTGATGTCATTTCAAAACTAGCGCCACAAATCGAACCACAGCAGCAGTAA